Proteins encoded in a region of the Phaenicophaeus curvirostris isolate KB17595 chromosome 1, BPBGC_Pcur_1.0, whole genome shotgun sequence genome:
- the ASB15 gene encoding ankyrin repeat and SOCS box protein 15 — MDEREDLVEDLLTDYAIQLSIQESNGAKPPVSSSYNDSFVPPSEENRKIVTAIKQGQVFGLQELVKQKYALDEADEKGWFPLHEAAAQPIQQILEVILDASYKTMWEYKTCDGETPLTLAAKAGFVENVRTLLEKGVWPNTANDNGETPLLIAVRKGSFEMVSTLIKHNCSIHQPCVKRWSAMHEAAKQGRKDIVALLLKNGGNVNLKDGYGVTPLGVAAEYGHCDVLEHLIHKGGDVQALADDGASILFDAAGGGNPDCIALLLEYGGSGNVPNKAGLLPIHKAAYEGHFLALKYLIPVTSQNAMQKSGLSPVHSAADGQNSQCLELLIESGFDVNTLLAEHISNSYEDGRKTALYFAVSNNDILCTEILLKAGANPNKDPLNCLLVAVRAGNHEIVRLLLSYGANVNCYFMLVNDTHFPSAIQYALNDEVMLRLLLNHGYNVQMCFDCMHQDIFGNSFVWSTPEDEILPGWTSSVIKDNPFCDFIAVPWLKHLAGKVVRVFIDYMDYVPLCTKIKYVLETQKEWTEIRQILDNPRPLKHLCRLKIRKLLGLRRLQKLSSMKKFPLPTVLKNYILYKEYDLYGNGISLK, encoded by the exons ATGGATGAACGAGAAGATTTGGTTGAAGATCTGCTTACTGATTATGCCATACAGCTTAGCATTCAAGAGTCAAATGGGGCCAAACCACCAGTGTCTTCCAGCTATAATGACAG TTTTGTACCACCTAGTGAGGAAAATAGGAAAATTGTAACAgccataaagcaag GTCAAGTATTTGGACTCCAAGAACttgtgaaacagaaatatgCTTTGGATGAAGCTGATGAAAAAGGGTGGTTTCCACTGCATGAGGCTGCAGCTCAGCCAATTCAGCAAATACTTGAAGTCATTTTGGATG CATCTTATAAAACAATGTGGGAATACAAAACATGCGATGGAGAAACACCGTTAACTTTGGCAGCAAAAGCTGGCTTTGTTGAAAATGTACGAACGTTACTGGAAAAGGGTGTTTGGCCCAATACCGCAAATGACAATGGGGAAACTCCACTTCTTATTG cTGTAAGAAAGGGCTCTTTTGAAATGGTGTCTACTCTGATTAAACACAACTGTAGTATCCACCAGCCGTGTGTAAAACGTTGGTCAGCAATGCATGAAGCTGCAAAACAGGGACGCAAAGACATTGTTGCTCTTCTTCTAAAGAATGGTGGAAATGTGAACCTTAAGGATGGGTATGGAGTAACGCCATTAGGTGTTGCTGCTGAATATGGTCACTGTGATGTGCTGGAGCATCTGATTCATAAAG GTGGAGATGTCCAGGCCTTAGCAGATGATGGTGCGTCAATACTGTTTGATGCAGCCGGAGGAGGTAATCCGGACTGTATAGCCCTTCTTTTGGAATATGGAGGAAGTGGCAATGTGCCTAATAAGGCAGGATTACTTCCCATACATAAAGCGGCTTATGAGGGGCATTTCCT GGCCTTAAAGTATCTCATTCCAGTTACATCCCAAAATGCAATGCAGAAAAGTGGATTAAGCCCTGTTCACTCAGCAGCAGATGGCCAGAACTCACAGTGTCTAGAGCTCCTCATTGAAAGTGGTTTTGATGTCAATACTCTCTTGGCTGAACACATTTCAAACAGTTATGAGGATGGAAGGAAAACTGcgctttattttgctgtttctaaCAATGACATTCTTTGCACCGAAATATTGCTCAAAGCTGGAGCAAATCCAAACAAGGATCCTTTAAACTGTCTTCTTGTGGCAGTGCGAGCTGGTAACCATGAAATTGTAAGGCTGCTCCTATCTTATGGAGCAAACGTCAATTGCTACTTTATGTTGGTTAATGATACACATTTCCCCAGCGCCATTCAATATGCTTTGAATGATGAGGTGATGCTGAGACTGTTGCTTAATCATGGATATAATGTGCAGATGTGTTTCGACTGTATGCATCAAGATATCTTTGGAAATTCTTTTGTGTGGTCAACTCCAGAGGATGAAATTCTTCCTGGGTGGACTTCTTCTGTAATAAAGGATAATCca ttctgTGACTTTATTGCTGTTCCTTGGTTGAAACATTTAGCAGGAAAAGTGGTTCGTGTTTTTATAGATTACATGGATTATGTTCCTCTATGCACAAAAATTAAGTATGtcttagaaacacagaaagaatgGACAGAGATACGTCAGATATTGG